The Montipora capricornis isolate CH-2021 chromosome 3, ASM3666992v2, whole genome shotgun sequence genome window below encodes:
- the LOC138041380 gene encoding putative neuropeptide Y receptor type 6, which translates to MPRPFESHSNFSSIFTSNDTSFSNETSTAGRLQLAAVCLLTLIALFGTMANLSVLKAILSVKRRKIHEHLILNLAITDAGTCLVSIPLDIAEQLMGRFPYGVAFCHVIYPFQSVLVYVSVMTLFLMSVDRYRLIATPMKPAIALKTGLIIIVGIWILACLVVLPFSLTLRLTESRCIEQWSQVYSAKVFTLTIFIFLYLAPLSFMTFFYSRIIYVFSKEIKSLKARKRKRSLAEELIDARLHRNAKIVKVFVFVVIAFALCMLPYQVTWLWHDFGGGSSSAEFRKVAIFSSILVYLNSVLNPLIMGFIMLDFKARIKFCCCCLKRFRRSWDLEQTFVLRISSPSLITQQYIGSYLLSRSRSSLYQSEPVIGTKITFRDNDGFFDQ; encoded by the coding sequence ATGCCTCGACCTTTTGAAAGCCATAGCAATTTTTCCTCGATCTTCACATCAAACGATACTTCTTTCTCCAACGAAACATCTACAGCGGGCCGCCTGCAATTAGCTGCAGTGTGCTTACTCACATTAATTGCTCTTTTTGGAACGATGGCAAACCTTTCGGTGCTGAAAGCAATCTTAAGCGTAAAAAGGAGAAAGATACACGAACATTTGATTTTGAACCTGGCGATTACTGACGCAGGAACATGTCTCGTGAGCATTCCATTGGACATCGCTGAGCAGTTGATGGGTAGATTTCCATATGGTGTCGCCTTTTGTCACGTTATTTATCCATTTCAATCTGTTCTCGTGTATGTATCTGTTATGACGCTTTTCCTCATGAGCGTGGATCGCTATAGATTGATAGCAACACCTATGAAGCCCGCTATTGCGCTCAAAACTGGATTAATAATCATCGTTGGTATTTGGATTTTAGCCTGCCTGGTTGTGTTGCCATTTTCCCTTACTTTGAGGCTCACAGAAAGTAGATGTATCGAGCAATGGTCACAAGTCTACAGCGCAAAAGTCTTTACTCTTACTATATTCATATTTCTCTACCTAGCGCCTTTAAGTTTCATGACGTTTTTCTATTCGAGGATAATTTACGTCTTTTCTAAAGAAATCAAGTCTTTAAAGgcaagaaagagaaaaaggtcCCTTGCTGAGGAATTAATTGATGCACGATTGCACAGGAACGCCAAGATTGTTAAGGTGTTTGTTTTTGTGGTGATAGCATTTGCTCTGTGCATGTTACCATACCAAGTAACTTGGTTGTGGCATGATTTTGGCGGGGGTTCTTCAAGTGCAGAGTTTCGAAAAGTAGCAATATTTAGCAGTATTCTTGTATATTTGAACTCTGTTCTCAATCCTCTTATTATGGGATTCATCATGCTCGATTTTAAGGCTCGAATCAAATTTTGCTGCTGTTGCCTGAAACGGTTTAGAAGAAGTTGGGATTTAGAGCAAACGTTTGTGCTCCGCATTTCCTCTCCGTCACTAATAACTCAGCAGTATATTGGATCTTATCTTCTGTCACGGTCTCGATCGTCACTTTATCAGAGTGAACCTGTCATTGgaacaaaaataacatttagAGATAACGATGGATTCTTCGATCAGTAA